In Zingiber officinale cultivar Zhangliang chromosome 3B, Zo_v1.1, whole genome shotgun sequence, a single window of DNA contains:
- the LOC122055640 gene encoding exocyst complex component EXO84B-like → MASAKSSRSRNSVPSGLAAPPGALQANGGGGGQEAGVQLADKLKIFKTDNFDSDAYVQSKCQTMNEREIKQLCNYLQDLKKASAEEMRKSVYANYASFIRTSKEISDLEGELLSIKNLLGAQTGLIRGLAEGVNIDSLSAASDGGKEDDKSRIEDQEPSDMEKWVVEFPDLLEVLLAERRVDEALDALDEAERVVTDAKQNQTLGTLALALLQNAVSEYRQKLADQLAEAACQSSTRGVELRGAASALKRLGDGPRAHTLLLTAHDQRLQYNMQVIHPTSTSYGGAYTAAVSQQVFSAIAQALNDSQAVFGDEFASELVIWSTKQAESFAHLVRRHALASSAAAGGLRAAVECVQIAIEHCSLLEAHWKLSLSSVLLRLFRPCVEQALDANLRRIEESTSALAAADDWVLIYPSTGSRTSSRSSTSVMGIQPKLTSSAHRFNSMVQDFLEDVGPLLSMQLGGSTMDGLLKVFNSYINLLINALPSSMEDETYLDGPVNKLVQIAETETQQLSLLANASLLAEDLLPRAAMKLSPHYQAGRIEDTRQRGLDKNIRVPEQREWKRKLQRSVDKLRDSFCRQHALDLIFTEDGDTNLSAEMYINMDYNSEEPDWAPSPIFQELYAKLNSIATIASDIFVGRERFATLLLMRLTETVILWLSEDQSFWEEIEEGQRPLGPLGLQQFYLDMQFVILFGQGRFLSRHVHQVIIDVIERVMAAFSATGMNPDSVLPSNDWFFEIAQETIFRISGKARYGNGERELNSPTASVSAQSISSVRSLGSS, encoded by the exons ATGGCCTCCGCCAAATCGTCTCGATCTAGGAATTCGGTGCCGTCCGGGCTTGCCGCTCCTCCCGGTGCGCTCCAGGCGAATGGCGGCGGCGGAGGGCAGGAGGCGGGAGTCCAGCTCGCCGACAAGTTGAAGATTTTCAAGACCGATAATTTCGACTCTGATGCCTACGTGCAGTCCAAATGCCAGACCATGAACGAAAGG GAAATCAAACAGTTGTGCAATTATTTGCAAGATCTAAAGAAAGCATCGGCAGAAGAAATGCGCAAAAGTGTATATGCAAACTATGCATCATTCATCAG AACATCAAAGGAAATATCAGATCTTGAAGGAGAGCTCTTATCCATCAAAAATCTTCTAGGTGCACAAACGGGACTAATTCGTGGTTTAGCTGAGGGAGTAAATATTGATTCCTTATCTGCTGCCTCTGATGGAGGCAAAGAAGATGACAAATCAAGAATTGAGGATCAAGAACCTTCAGATATGGAGAAATGGGTAGTGGAATTTCCTGATTTGCTGGAAGTTTTGCTAGCTGAAAGGAGAGTTGATGAGGCTTTGGATGCCCTGGATGAAGCAGAACGAGTAGTTACAGATGCAAAACAAAACCAGACTCTGGGAACTTTGGCTCTTGCATTGTTGCAGAATGCTGTGTCAGAATATCGTCAGAAGTTAGCTGATCAACTTGCTGAGGCCGCTTGCCAGTCTTCTACTCGCGGTGTTGAACTTCGTGGAGCTGCTTCAGCTCTCAAAAGGCTTGGTGATGGTCCTCGTGCACATACTTTGCTGTTGACCGCTCACGATCAGAGACTCCAGTACAATATGCAAGTTATTCATCCTACTAGTACTTCTTATGGAGGAGCATACACAGCTGCAGTATCACAGCAAGTATTTTCTGCCATTGCTCAAGCTTTAAATGATTCTCAAGCTGTCTTTGGCGATGAATTTGCATCAGAGTTGGTTATCTGGTCCACAAAGCAGGCAGAGTCTTTCGCACATCTTGTGAGGAGGCATGCATTAGCTTCATCAGCTGCAGCTGGAGGCTTAAGAGCTGCTGTGGAATGTGTACAGATAGCTATTGAGCATTGTTCCTTGCTTGAAGCTCATTGGAAGTTGTCACTTTCTTCTGTTCTTCTGAGATTATTTAGGCCTTGTGTTGAACAAGCACTTGATGCTAATTTAAGAAGGATTGAGGAGAGTACCTCTGCCTTAGCAGCTGCAGATGATTGGGTACTTATATATCCATCTACAGGTTCACGTACATCCAGTAGATCATCTACTTCAGTTATGGGTATCCAACCCAAGCTTACTAGCAGTGCACATCGATTTAATTCCATGGTTCAG GATTTTCTTGAGGATGTAGGGCCACTCTTAAGTATGCAATTAGGTGGTTCCACCATGGATGGTCTACTCAAAGTCTTCAACTCATATATTAATCTGCTCATAAATGCATTACCAAGTTCAATGGAGGATGAGACATATTTGGATGGTCCTGTGAATAAACTTGTTCAAATAGCAGAAACTGAAACTCAACAGTTGTCTTTATTGGCAAATGCATCTCTCTTGGCAGAAGACTTGCTGCCACGGGCAGCTATGAAGCTTTCTCCACATTATCAGGCTGGTCGTATAGAAGATACTCGTCAACGGGGGTTAGACAAAAACATTCGTGTGCCTGAACAAAGAGAATGGAAAAGAAAGCTACAGCGCTCTGTGGATAAATTACGTGATAGCTTTTGTAGGCAACATGCCCTTGATCTTATATTCACAGAAGATGGTGATACTAACTTGAGTGCAGAAATGTACATAAACATGGATTATAATTCCGAGGAGCCAGATTGGGCTCCTTCTCCAATATTTCAG GAGCTGTATGCAAAATTGAACAGCATAGCAACCATAGCCTCAGATATATTTGTTGGTAGGGAAAGATTCGCAACCTTGCTACTGATGAGACTGACAGAGACAGTCATATTATGGCTCTCAGAAGATCAGAGCTTTTGGGAGGAAATTGAAGAGGGACAAAGACCTTTAGGCCCCCTTGGCCTGCAGCAG TTTTATCTGGATATGCAGTTTGTTATTCTTTTTGGACAAGGTCGATTCTTGTCTCGGCATGTGCATCAAGTTATTATTGACGTCATTGAAAGAGTTATGGCTGCATTTTCTGCTACTGGAATGAACCCAGACAG TGTACTTCCAAGTAATGACTGGTTCTTTGAAATTGCTCAAGAAACCATATTTAGGATTAGTGGAAAAGCAAGATATGGAAATGGTGAGAGAGAACTTAACAGTCCAACTGCATCTGTCTCCGCACAATCCATCTCATCTGTCAGATCTCTTGGTAGCTCTTAG
- the LOC122055641 gene encoding receptor protein kinase TMK1-like, protein MVERKEHRRRLLLALFFFFLGFRRIKCRSDTSSEDADAMFALARALSGLPSSWKPGSDPCSWDGVSCSAGRVTGINLASRGVSGSLPPSIGSLSALTTLNLPRNRLSGPLPLLPNLSSLQSVSFEDNAFESLPDSFFAGLIDLQSITLDNLPLAPWSLPRDLASSAGLVELSAANCSLSGSIPVFLGSLPSLRVLRLAYNQLSGTLPPSLAGSGLQQLFLNSQQSSSLLSGRIDVIGAMPQLIVFWIQSNAFTGPIPDVSNLTALESFNARDNALTGVVPASFAASLTLKNVSLSKNMLQGAFPQFASKSVSVDIDKGNQFCSPAPGPCDPRVTMLLDIAAGFGYPLLLAKSWKGNQPCGANWLGVTCDAQGNVIVLNFANQHLGGEISPAFSNLTSLRQLFLSSNDLVGSIPASLTQLPQLQLLDVTNNSLSGKVPTFRTSVTLKLEDNPKLGDDSGSLFSSTSSPAALIVGLIVAFVVLLACAAALLFHCRKKNQSKKFERIASDSTSFKIGLDGLSKGSGGISSGSITSSDQYSTEAQSMHISIQSLRRATDNFSDANILGRGGFGLVYKGDHNGTTIAVKRNGYDSMGNKGHEEFKAEIEVLRKVKHKNLVALVGFCDDDREKLLVYEYMAGGTLTEHLFQWESSGEPPLNWNQRLVIALDVARAIEYLHSLAQESYIHRDLKPSNILLDKDLRAKVSDFGLAKLAADDQKSMQTRLAGTFGYLAPEYATTGRVSTKVDVYAFGVILMELITGRKVLDESQPPEDIHLVALFRRRFSHEKDKFLTEMMDPTLELNEEAKKNWAEVADLAWHSTAREPHQRPDMSHAVNRLAPLVNHWQPTNYVDEDDDDEPSMNLTKRMEQWQYNDTTSTSTFDSSLK, encoded by the exons ATGGTGGAGCGGAAGGAGcaccgccgccgcctcctcctcgccctcttcttcttctttctcggcTTCCGCCGGATCAAATGCCGATCGGACACTTCCTCCGAAGACGCAGACGCCATGTTTGCTCTTGCGCGAGCCCTCTCCGGTCTCCCCTCCTCCTGGAAGCCCGGCTCCGACCCCTGCTCCTGGGATGGCGTCAGCTGTTCCGCCGGCCGCGTCACCGGCATCAACCTCGCTTCCCGCGGCGTCTCAGGCTCCCTACCTCCCTCTATCGGCTCCCTCTCGGCGCTTACCACCCTCAACCTGCCGCGCAACCGCCTCTCCGGCCCTCTCCCGCTCCTTCCCAACCTCTCCTCCCTCCAATCCGTCTCCTTCGAGGACAACGCTTTCGAGTCGCTCCCCGACTCCTTCTTCGCCGGACTCATCGACCTTCAATCCATCACCCTCGACAACCTCCCCCTCGCGCCGTGGAGCCTCCCCCGCGACCTTGCCTCCTCCGCCGGCCTCGTTGAGCTATCCGCCGCGAATTGCTCTCTCTCCGGCTCCATCCCTGTCTTCCTCGGCTCCCTCCCCAGCCTCCGCGTTCTCCGTCTCGCTTACAATCAACTCTCCGGCACCCTACCCCCTTCTCTTGCTGGCTCCGGCCTCCAGCAACTCTTCCTCAACAGCCAGCAGTCTTCCAGCTTGCTCTCTGGTCGCATCGACGTCATTGGCGCCATGCCTCAGCTAATCGTCTTCTGGATTCAGTCCAACGCCTTCACCGGCCCCATTCCCGACGTCTCCAACCTCACCGCCCTCGAGTCCTTCAACGCCCGCGATAACGCCCTCACCGGCGTCGTCCCTGCCTCCTTCGCCGCCTCCCTCACCCTCAAGAACGTCTCCCTCTCCAAAAACATGCTCCAGGGCGCTTTCCCGCAGTTCGCCAGCAAATCCGTCTCCGTCGACATCGACAAGGGCAATCAATTCTGCAGCCCGGCACCCGGTCCCTGCGATCCCCGCGTCACCATGCTGCTCGACATCGCCGCCGGGTTCGGCTACCCCCTCCTGCTCGCCAAGTCGTGGAAGGGCAACCAGCCCTGCGGCGCCAACTGGCTCGGCGTTACCTGCGACGCGCAGGGCAACGTCATCGTCCTCAACTTTGCTAACCAGCACCTGGGCGGCGAGATCTCGCCGGCCTTTTCCAATCTCACCTCGTTGCGGCAGCTGTTCCTCAGCAGCAACGACCTCGTCGGCTCGATTCCCGCGAGCTTGACGCAGCTCCCGCAGCTCCAGCTGCTGGACGTCACCAACAACAGCCTCTCGGGCAAGGTGCCCACCTTCCGCACCTCTGTCACGCTCAAGCTCGAAGACAACCCCAAGCTCGGAGACGACTCTGGCTCTCTGTTCAGCTCAACGTCGTCCCCTGCAGCCCTGATTGTTGGTTTGATCGTCGCCTTCGTGGTTCTCCTTGCTTGCGCAGCAGCATTGCTCTTCCATTGCCGCAAGAAGAATCAAAGCAAGAAATTTGAGCGCATAGCGTCCGATTCAACGTCATTCAAGATCGGATTGGATGGATTGAGCAAAGGCAGTGGAGGCATTTCCTCGGGAAGCATCACGAGTTCGGATCAATACTCCACTGAAGCTCAAAGCATGCACATCTCAATTCAATCCCTTCGAAGGGCCACCGACAACTTCAGTGACGCCAATATCTTGGGCAGAGGAGGGTTTGGCTTAGTGTACAAAGGCGATCACAATGGAACGACGATCGCCGTGAAGAGAAATGGATATGACAGTATGGGCAACAAGGGACATGAGGAATTCAAAGCAGAAATTGAAGTTCTTAGAAAGGTTAAGCATAAGAACTTAGTCGCACTTGTTGGTTTCTGCGACGATGACCGTGAGAAGCTTTTGGTGTATGAGTACATGGCCGGAGGAACCCTGACGGAGCACCTGTTCCAGTGGGAGAGTAGCGGCGAGCCACCGTTGAATTGGAATCAGCGGCTCGTCATTGCTCTGGATGTTGCTAGAGCAATAGAATACTTGCATAGCCTTGCTCAAGAAAGTTACATACACAGAGATCTAAAACCTTCTAACATACTCTTGGACAAGGATTTGAGGGCCAAGGTTTCGGATTTTGGACTAGCGAAGCTTGCCGCCGATGATCAAAAGTCCATGCAGACCCGACTAGCCGGCACATTCGGGTATCTTGCACCTGAATATGCAA CCACAGGAAGGGTGTCGACTAAGGTTGATGTGTATGCATTCGGCGTGATATTGATGGAGCTAATCACCGGAAGGAAAGTTTTAGACGAATCGCAACCTCCTGAGGACATCCATTTGGTGGCGTTATTCCGCCGGAGATTTTCCCATGAAAAGGACAAGTTCTTAACTGAGATGATGGATCCAACTCTTGAACTCAATGAGGAAGCTAAAAAAAACTGGGCAGAAGTTGCTGATTTAGCATGGCACTCGACAGCCCGAGAGCCTCACCAGAGGCCCGACATGAGCCATGCTGTCAATCGACTAGCTCCTCTAGTCAACCACTGGCAACCAACTAACTATGTCgacgaagatgatgatgatgagccaAGCATGAACCTGACAAAACGGATGGAGCAATGGCAGTATAACGATACCACTTCAACAAGTACATTCGACTCCAGCTTGAAGTGA
- the LOC122055644 gene encoding probable RNA-dependent RNA polymerase 2, with translation MADVRATLHVSNIPHTAVAAELFDYFDASVGSVYACKIATARRNWKSKGFGRVQFDTFAAAERARLLDAEGRLPLFQHARLTVSPSHNDIVVRASEGQNRLEAAALHAGVLVGEGHMEIFEAWEQVRVEIMPERKKLELFVDYGGEKYKLEVLFGDILESSSCCLDGRESILLQLQYAPRCFVRIHGLEKESNDRFRVCREDIQFLWVRTTDFSPNGSIGKSFYYCLQLSDGLSCAEILRKLPFSRALGELILSKRKSSSSSSLVSFNCLSDCSVPYEILYQINSLVHMQKITFRQVTIDLFDILKGLPSDVAIKILMKMHKLVSTCYDPVQFIKDELSRIKRSSTSPFSKSNIAQNMMSCYRVLVTPSRIYCLGPELEKSNYVVKHFSAHASDFLRVTFVDEDWSKLPSDAISAKIDSGVFSEPFRTAIYTRILSILRDGLPICSKKFEFLAFSASQLRSNSVWMFASNDNLTAETIRKWMGHFNGIRSVSKCAARMGQLFSSSMQTMNVPPPDVKIIPDVEITTEDGKKYCFSDGIGKISLPFARQIAQKCGLSNTPSAFQIRYGGYKGVIVSDRKSFWKLSLRRSMLKFESANTMLSVTKWSEYQPCFLNREIVCLLSTLGVKDEIFESMQHDQMQLLDKMLTDTEIALRVLDTLSGPDIRTAVKMLIQGYKPNSEPYLLMMLKAHREYQLLDIRSKCRIFVPKGRVLIGCLDETSVLDYGQVYIKVTMTKEELQKENTNFIKNADQITATIVGKVLVTKNPCLHPGDIRVLQAVYDPLIDYLGLVDCLIFPQKGKRPHPNECSGGDLDGDLYFVCWDENLIPPETDAPMDYTPTRPRIMDHDVKLEEIQKYFVNYMINDNLGAISTTHLVYADSEPSKARCSKCLELANLHSMAVDFAKTGAPAEMPRALRPKIFPDFMERFEKPMFNSPGVIGKLYRAASSYHEDLNSETITSQWVYDYDLLVEGFEAFLGAAEEYYSRFAEKLGSLMNYYGAEHEDEILTGNLRNKSAYLQKDRKRYGEMKDRMLIGVKNLKEEVDGWFKCSCPEKDLFKMASAWYQVTYHPDYRPETRFLSFPWIVSDVLLRIKAAKTRKS, from the exons ATGGCCGACGTTCGCGCTACCCTCCACGTCTCCAACATTCCCCACACGGCAGTCGCTGCAGAGCTTTTCGACTACTTCGATGCTTCCGTGGGTTCCGTCTACGCCTGCAAGATCGCCACCGCCCGCAGGAACTGGAAGTCCAAGGGTTTCGGCCGCGTCCAGTTCGACACCTTTGCCGCCGCTGAGCGGGCTCGTCTCCTTGATGCCGAAGGCCGCCTGCCCTTATTCCAACACGCCCGCCTTACCGTCTCCCCTTCCCACAACGACATTGTTGTTAGGGCCTCTGAGGGCCAGAACCGCCTTGAGGCAGCCGCGCTTCATGCCGGTGTGCTAGTGGGCGAAGGCCACATGGAAATCTTCGAGGCTTGGGAGCAGGTGAGGGTGGAGATCATGCCAGAGAGGAAAAAGCTGGAGCTTTTTGTGGACTATGGCGGTGAGAAATATAAGCTCGAGGTTTTGTTTGGAGACATTCTTGAATCGAGTAGCTGTTGCTTGGATGGACGAGAATCAATTCTTCTACAG CTCCAATATGCACCTAGATGTTTTGTAAGGATCCATGGACTTGAGAAGGAGTCCAATGATCGTTTCCGAGTTTGCAGAGAGGATATCCAGTTTTTATGGGTCCGGACAACAGATTTTTCTCCAAATGGCTCTATTGGGAAATCATTTTATTACTGTTTGCAACTTTCGGATGGACTCTCATGTGCAGAGATCCTTAGAAAACTGCCCTTCTCTAGGGCACTCGGGGAACTAATCCTTTCTAAAAGgaaatcatcttcttcttcctccttagtttCCTTTAATTGCCTTAGTGATTGCTCTGTGCCATATGAGATTCTTTACCAGATAAATTCTCTAGTCCATATGCAAAAAATAACTTTCAGACAAGTTACCATTGACCTATTTGATATTCTGAAAGGATTGCCTTCAGACGTAGCTATTAAGATCCTCATGAAGATGCACAAGTTGGTTTCAACTTGTTATGATCCTGTACAGTTCATCAAAGATGAGCTGTCTAGGATAAAAAGATCTAGCACTTCTCCATTCAGCAAGAGTAATATAGCACAGAATATGATGAGTTGCTATAGAGTTCTCGTTACCCCCTCTAGAATTTACTGTTTGGGTCCAGAACTTGAGAAGTCAAATTATGTAGTAAAGCATTTTTCTGCTCATGCATCTGATTTCCTTAGGGTAACTTTTGTTGATGAAGATTGGAGCAAGCTTCCTTCTGATGCAATCTCAGCAAAAATTGACAGTGGTGTGTTTTCTGAACCTTTCAGAACTGCTATCTATACTCGTATACTATCTATTCTCAGAGATGGGCTTCCCATTTGCTCAAAAAAGTTTGAGTTTTTGGCATTTTCTGCTAGTCAGCTTCGGTCAAATTCTGTATGGATGTTTGCCTCTAATGATAACTTGACTGCAGAAACCATTAGAAAATGGATGGGTCATTTCAATGGCATTCGTAGTGTTTCTAAGTGTGCAGCTAGAATGGGTCAGCTATTCAGTTCTTCGATGCAAACAATGAATGTCCCACCTCCAGATGTGAAGATCATTCCAGATGTTGAAATCACCACTGAAGATGGGAAGAAATACTGCTTTTCAGATGGTATTGGGAAAATTTCATTGCCATTTGCTAGACAAATTGCTCAAAAGTGTGGATTAAGTAATACGCCTTCAGCGTTTCAAATTAGATACGGTGGATATAAAGGGGTAATAGTTAGTGATAGAAAATCTTTTTGGAAGCTGTCCTTGAGACGAAGTATGCTGAAGTTTGAGTCAGCTAACACAATGCTTAGTGTCACAAAGTGGAGTGAATATCAACCATGCTTTCTGAATAGGGAGATTGTGTGCCTTCTGTCTACACTAGGAGTCAAGGATGAAATATTTGAATCGATGCAACATGACCAAATGCAGTTGCTAGATAAAATGCTTACTGACACGGAAATTGCCTTAAGGGTACTGGATACACTGTCTGGACCTGATATCAGAACTGCTGTAAAGATGCTCATTCAAGGGTATAAACCGAATTCAGAACCTTATCTGTTGATGATGCTTAAAGCTCATCGAGAATATCAGTTATTGGATATCAGAAGTAAATGTCGGATCTTTGTACCAAAGGGTCGTGTTCTTATTGGATGTTTGGATGAAACATCTGTGTTAGACTATGGCCAGGTATATATCAAGGTAACAATGACAAAGGAAGAGCTTCAAAAGGAGAAtacaaattttataaaaaatgctGACCAAATAACTGCAACAATAGTTGGCAAGGTTCTAGTTACAAAAAATCCATGTCTTCATCCTGGTGATATTCGAGTCCTACAGGCCGTTTATGATCCTCTGATAGATTATTTGGGATTAGTTGACTGCCTTATTTTCCCTCAGAAAGGTAAAAG GCCCCATCCAAATGAATGTTCAGGTGGAGATCTGGATGGTGACCTCTACTTTGTTTGTTGGGATGAAAACCTAATACCTCCTGAGACTGATGCACCCATGGATTACACCCCCACGAGGCCTCGTATAATGGACCATGATGTGAAACTAGAG GAAATTCAGAAGTATTTTGTCAATTACATGATCAATGATAATCTGGGCGCTATATCGACCACTCACCTGGTTTACGCAGATAGCGAACCGAGCAAAGCAAGGTGTTCCAAGTGCCTCGAACTAGCAAATCTTCACTCCATGGCAGTCGACTTTGCAAAAACTGGAGCTCCTGCAGAAATGCCAAGAGCACTACGACCCAAAATATTCCCAGACTTCATGGAAAGATTCGAGAAACCCATGTTCAATTCCCCTGGAGTCATTGGGAAGCTATATCGAGCAGCATCAAGTTATCATGAAGATTTAAATTCTGAAACCATCACTTCTCAATGGGTTTACGACTATGATCTACTAGTTGAAGGTTTTGAGGCATTCCTTGGTGCTGCAGAAGAATATTACAGCCGGTTCGCCGAGAAACTGGGCTCACTGATGAATTACTATGGAGCAGAACATGAAGATGAGATCCTAACTGGCAACTTGCGCAATAAGTCTGCGTACTTACAAAAGGATCGGAAGAGATACGGAGAAATGAAGGACCGGATGTTGATTGGGGTCAAAAACTTGAAGGAAGAGGTCGATGGTTGGTTCAAGTGCAGCTGCCCGGAAAAAGACTTATTCAAGATGGCATCGGCATGGTATCAAGTGACCTACCATCCGGACTATCGTCCAGAAACTCGATTCCTTAGCTTCCCTTGGATAGTAAGTGATGTTTTGCTGAGGATAAAGGCGGCAAAGACTAGGAAGAGTTGA
- the LOC122055642 gene encoding hydroxyproline O-galactosyltransferase GALT6-like — translation MMRRSKLEPTYYPFTRKRFLHFLLLLGLLYFSFLLLCEFPFVSRRFTPLAAAGSLRGGDAVARPISLHSKEETQETHAPVRPFLFPYRQVASASAPLPHRSRPSRRSLVVSGLAQLELNSRSNGSFSELHKSAWDAWEVGRRVFEDLKASPAPPAESPAQEIRAEENCPNSIMISGAELQERGRLMVLPCGLTLGSHITLVARPRRAHPDHAPKITDLKDWEQDTMVSQFMMELKGLKYADGEDPPRILHFNPRLKGDWSGKPVIELNSCYRMQWGSAQRCEGWKSKSSEETVDGLVKCEGWTRDEDSPVEEPKKSWWFKRLIGRVKVSFDWPYPFVEDKLFVLTLTAGLEGYHINVGGRHVTSFPYRTSFTLEDATGLSMNGDLDIESIYAASLPAKHPSFALKRELEMSAQWQAPPLADEPVDLFIGILSAGNHFAERMAVRKSWMSALTRSSNVVARFFVALNGRKEVNMQLKEEAEFFGDIVIVPYMDSYDLVVLKTVAICEYGVRTVSAKHIMKCDDDTFVRVDSVLKEVKKIPSVRSLYIGNINYYHKPLRSGKWAVTYEEWPEENYPHYANGPGYVISSDIANYVVSEIEKHTLRLFKMEDVSMGMWVEKFNNSKPVEYVHNLKFCQFGCIEDYYTAHYQSPRQMLCMWEKLQAGNPQCCDMR, via the exons ATGATGAGGAGATCGAAGTTGGAGCCGACCTATTATCCTTTTACCCGCAAGAGGTTCCTGcacttcctcctccttctcgggCTGCTATACTTCTCTTTCCTCCTCCTATGTGAGTTCCCTTTCGTCTCCCGCCGCTTCACGCCACTGGCCGCCGCTGGCAGCCTCCGCGGGGGCGACGCGGTGGCCCGTCCAATCTCCCTACACAGCAAGGAGGAGACCCAAGAGACGCATGCCCCAGTTCGTCCCTTTTTATTCCCTTATCGGCAGGTCGCTTCCGCCTCCGCTCCTCTCCCGCATCGCTCGCGGCCGAGCCGGCGATCGCTGGTTGTCTCCGGTTTGGCGCAGCTGGAGCTTAACTCAAGAAGTAATGGATCTTTTTCGGAGCTCCATAAATCGGCGTGGGACGCGTGGGAGGTAGGAAGGAGGGTTTTTGAAGACCTGAAGGCTTCTCCGGCCCCACCGGCGGAGTCTCCAGCGCAGGAGATTCGGGCCGAAGAGAACTGCCCGAACTCGATCATGATATCTGGTGCGGAGCTCCAGGAGCGAGGGAGATTGATGGTGCTTCCTTGCGGGCTGACGTTGGGGTCCCATATCACCCTGGTGGCGAGGCCGCGAAGGGCACACCCCGACCATGCCCCAAAGATAACGGATTTGAAAGACTGGGAGCAGGACACAATGGTTTCTCAGTTCATGATGGAGCTAAAGGGGCTTAAATATGCGGATGGCGAAGATCCTCCCAGGATTCTCCACTTTAATCCCAGGTTAAAGGGTGATTGGAGCGGTAAGCCAGTGATTGAGCTGAATTCCTGCTACCGCATGCAGTGGGGTTCCGCTCAGCGGTGCGAGGGCTGGAAGTCCAAGTCTAGTGAGGAGACAG TTGATGGTCTGGTTAAGTGTGAAGGGTGGACTCGAGATGAAGATAGCCCCGTGGAAGAACCAAAGAAGTCATGGTGGTTCAAGAGATTAATTGGCCGGGTGAAAGTCTCGTTTGATTGGCCATATCCATTTGTGGAGGACAAATTGTTTGTTTTGACATTAACTGCTGGTTTAGAGGGTTATCATATTAATGTTGGCGGGAGGCATGTAACATCCTTTCCATACCGCACT AGTTTCACTCTTGAAGATGCCACCGGCCTGTCAATGAATGGAGATCTTGACATTGAGTCCATATATGCTGCTTCATTGCCTGCTAAACATCCTAGTTTTGCCCTGAAAAGGGAACTGGAGATGTCTGCTCAGTGGCAAGCTCCTCCACTTGCTGATGAACCTGTAGATCTTTTCATTGGCATACTTTCGGCAGGAAACCACTTTGCAGAACGTATGGCGGTCAGAAAATCATGGATGTCTGCATTAACTAGATCATCTAATGTGGTGGCGAGGTTCTTTGTTGCGCTg AATGGAAGAAAGGAGGTGAACATGCAATTAAAAGAGGAGGCAGAATTCTTTGGAGATATTGTTATAGTACCTTACATGGATAGTTATGATCTAGTTGTTTTGAAGACTGTTGCTATCTGCGAATATGGG GTTCGAACGGTGTCTGCTAAACATATAATGAAGTGTGACGATGACACATTTGTGAGGGTTGACTCAGTACTCAAGGAAGTGAAGAAAATCCCATCTGTTAGAAGTCTTTACATAGGGAACATTAATTATTACCACAAACCTTTGCGCTCTGGGAAATGGGCTGTGACATATGAG GAATGGCCAGAGGAGAACTACCCACATTATGCTAATGGTCCAGGCTATGTTATATCTTCTGATATTGCAAATTATGTTGTTTCTGAGATTGAGAAGCACACACTGAGA TTATTCAAGATGGAAGACGTGAGCATGGGCATGTGGGTGGAGAAGTTCAACAATTCTAAGCCTGTGGAGTACGTCCACAACCTCAAATTCTGCCAGTTCGGTTGCATTGAAGATTACTACACCGCTCATTACCAGTCTCCCAGGCAAATGCTGTGCATGTGGGAGAAATTGCAGGCAGGGAACCCTCAATGTTGCGACATGAGATGA
- the LOC122055643 gene encoding ras-related protein RABA5c-like: protein MEGDEGEQYLFKIVIIGDSAVGKSNLLSRYARNEFNLHSKATIGVEFQTQSMEIDGKEVKAQIWDTAGQERFRAVTSAYYRGAVGALVVYDISRRTTFDSIPRWLQELNTHCDTTVAKILVGNKCDLENIRNISVEEGKSLAEAEGLFFIETSALDSTNVKKAFEIVIKEIYNNVSRKVLNSDSYKAELSVNRVTLTSNGTDETKQTSSKLSCC, encoded by the exons ATGGAGGGCGACGAAGGCGAGCAGTACCTTTTCAAGATCGTCATCATAGGCGACTCCGCTGTGGGGAAGTCCAATCTCCTCTCCCGCTACGCCCGCAACGAGTTCAATCTCCACTCCAAGGCCACCATCGGCGTGGAGTTCCAGACCCAGAGCATGGAGATCGACGGAAAGGAAGTTAAAGCCCAGATCTGGGACACCGCTGGCCAGGAACGGTTCCGCGCGGTCACCTCCGCCTACTACCGCGGCGCCGTCGGGGCGCTCGTCGTCTACGACATCTCACGCCGCACCACCTTCGACAGTATCCCTCGATGGCTGCAGGAGCTCAACA CACATTGTGACACCACTGTGGCAAAGATTCTTGTCGGCAATAAATGTGATTTGGAGAACATACGAAATATATCGGTTGAAGAAGGAAAAAGCCTTGCCGAAGCGGAAGGGTTGTTTTTTATTGAAACTTCAGCTCTGGATTCCACAAACGTGAAGAAGGCCTTCGAGATTGTCATCAAAGAGATATACAATAATGTGAGCAGGAAGGTCCTAAACTCTGATTCTTACAAAGCTGAATTGTCCGTCAACAGGGTAACCCTTACAAGCAATGGGACTGATGAGACAAAGCAAACTTCGAGTAAGCTATCCTGCTGTTAA